From Thermococcus barophilus MP:
AAAGCCTGTAATCTCTTTTCCTTCGTGAATTATGCAGTAACCAGTGATAACTTCATGAGTCTTCCCACTTAATAGCTTGAGCATTTTCTCCGCTTCTTTTTCATTTTTGGGCTTTCCAAGGACTTTGTTTTCAAGGACAACTATTGTATCAGCTCCAACAACAGTACCTCCCACTCTGTTGTACACTTCCCATGCTTTCTTTCTTGCAACTTCAATTGCCTTCTCTCGTGGGTTTTCCTCAATAACGTTTTCATCAGCGTTGCTCGGCACTACCTTAAAGTTCTCAAAGAATCTCTCCAAAATTTCCCTTCGTCTTGGGCTTTGAGATGCTAATATGAACATCGAAAGGGACTTAAGAACTTAGGATAAAAACCTTTCGGGCGATGATGACAATTTCGCTAGCTGAAGGTGATGACTACCCTCGCAACTGAGCTTTTTCAGCTTCTCTTAATTTCTTTCAATCCCTTCTTTATCTCCTCAAAATCTCTTTCAATCTTGGAAACTCGACCAAAGAATTTCTCAATCGTCTTGAGAACTAAATATATCAACGCCAACCAAAATGTTATATTTCCGATAAAGAAGAGATCGCCCCTATTATCAAGCCAACAGCCATTAAGATTAGAGAACTGATAGCCAAAGACCAGAAAATTTTATCCTTCCACATATTACCACCAGAAATAAAAACAAGAGAAATTTTAAAAAGTTTTCCAAATGTTAAAAAGATTAAAATTCAAAGGGAAGCCCAGATTTCAATTCCTGCTTCCAGCAGACGTTTAAGCTCTCTTCCAATTGGTGTATTTTTGCTCACCTTAACTATGCCCTTCTTTGATGGCGTTGCTGTGAACACATACTGCTCCCCACCGAAGAACTTCAAAGGCCTCTTTGCGTAATCTGGTGAAACTCTCAGGACAATTTGCTTCTTCTTTTCTTCTACCTCAACCGGTATCCTCTCTTTTGGCATCTCCTTCATCTTCTCGTCAAAGCTCCTCACATCAATGCTTATACCCAGCCTCTTCTCAATTTCTGTAATCCTCTTGCCCTTCTTTCCAATTATTGCAGGAATATCGAACTCATCTGCATAGATCACAGCTTTGTGCGGGCTCACAAGCTCAACCTCAGTATAAACATCGGGCAAGAATTTCTTTATTTCCTGCTTTAACCTCTTCTCAGCCAGCTTCATTGCAGGTGGCTTTTCCTTCTTTTTCACTGGAACAACACTTATCTCCTCGCCGTATGTGTAGATCTCATATTCAAGTTCTCCTGTATCAAAGTCTCTAACTTCAATTACCGGTCTCGCCAGGTCCTCTTCGGTCATCCCAGTTGGCACCTTAACCTTATACTCAAGGGTAAGAACCTTATCAACCCTTCCCGCTTTAATGAAGATCACCGTGTCCACTATCTGGGGAATCATGCCCAATTCAACCCTTCCAATGAAACGCTGGATTGCATCTATGGGCTTAGTTGCGTGAACTACACCGATCATGCCAACACCGGCTAATCTTAAATCCGCGTAAATTTTGAAGTCACTTGTCTTTCTCATTTCGTCGAATATCGTGTAATCAGGTCTAACTAAAAGCAGAACATCGCCAGTTTTCTCCATCCTGCCACCAAGCGCTGTGTATTGGGTAATCTCCTCGCTTACTTGCAAGTCTCTCGGCTTTTCCATCGTCTTCACTATCTTGCCCATTGAAGCATAGTACTCAGCCAATGCCTGAGCAAATGTTGTTTTTCCCTCTCCAGGAGCTCCTGCAATCAAAATTCCCTCCGCCTTATCAGTTAGCCTCTCCAAGAGCTTTTCGCTCAGCTCATAATCCTCAATGCTGAGCTTAGTGATTGGCCTCACAGCTGTAATTTCAATTCTGTCGGCAAATGGGGGCTTCGCTATTACAATACGATAGTTTCTGAGCTGAACAACTGTCGCTCCTGGTTCATCAAGTTCAATAAAAGACTCTGGATCCCTTTTTGCCCTCTCAACTATATCATCAGCTATTTCCTCAAGCTCCTCGTCCGTTAAGGGTTCATCCCTAATTGGAACTAAGTGCCATTCCCCGGGCTTTCCCTTCTTGGCTAATGGCTTCACCCCAGCCTTAAGGTGAACGCTCATGGTGTGTTCATCAAAGAAGTCTTCCAAACGGTGTTTTACCTCCTTTCTTCCTGTGAGATACACAACTTCAATTCCCTTGGCTATTGCTATATCCCTTTGAACCTGATCGCCGGTAATGAGAACTGCATTGAGCTCTCTCGCAACTTCCCTCACCATATGGTCTATTTCTCCGGCTTTTGCCCTTCTGATTTGCCAAAGCTCTGGTCTCTCACCATAGAATTCAAGCAAAATTTTATCTCCATCTGCCATTTTTCTTAACTTTTTAAGCTCTTCTAATCCCACATGTCCTATTGCTTTGCCCTCATTAGCTTGATGCTCAATCTCAGCTACAACTGCCTCTGGAATAACCACCTTAACCTTCTCACCCAGAGTCTCTAAGTATTGAGTCAGTCTCCCATCAACAATCACACTTGTGTCTGCTACAAACACTTTCATAATCTCACCCCACAGCCCGTAATTAAATTGATTTATAATCTTTGTCATTCTCTACGGCTAAAACTTCATAAAGGTTTAGGAACACAAGAAATTAAGGTGGGAAAATTGGGAAGGTTGATCTCAATAACCTCCGGTAAAGGAGGAACAGGAAAAACTACCACAACTGCTAACCTCGCAATTGCCCTTGGGAAGCATGGTTATAAAGTGTGTGCGATCGATGCAGATTTAACGATGGCAAATTTGAGTTTAATTATGGGTTTGGACAACGTTAACATCACAATCCATGATGTACTCGCTGGAGAGGCAAAAATAGATGACGCAATATATACTACCGAGTATGAGAATGTCCATGTTATACCTGCGGCAGTTGACTGGGAGCACGTAATAAAGGCAGACCCAAGAAACCTTCCAAGCATTATTAAACCTCTGAAAAGCAGGTTTGACTTTATTCTAATCGACTGCCCAGCAGGTCTCCAAATGGATGCCATGAGTGCAATGCTCAGTGGGGAAGAAGCTGTAATTGTAACAAATCCAGAGATCTCATGTATAACTGATTCAATGAAAGTTGGTATTGTTCTTAAAAAGGCGGGGCTTGCCATTTTGGGATTCGTGCTAAACAGATATGGGAGAAGTGAAAATGATATACCTCCAGAAGCAGCTGAGGAAGTTATGGAAATTCCGCTCTTAGCAGTAATTCCAGAGGATCCGGCAATTAGGGAAGCCACACTGGAAGGAGTCCCAGTTGTGGCATATAAACCTAAATCAGAAGGGGCAAAAGCATTTATGGAGCTTGCAGAGAAGATTACGCGTATAGCAGGCTACAAAGCAAGGGTGATGTATTAATGATTTTAACCTTTGTAGGAACTGCAGGAAGTGGCAAGACGACAATAACACACACATTTGGAAAATACTTAGAAAAAGAAGGATACACAGTTGGTTATGTAAATTTGGACACAGGAGTTAAAAAACTGCCTTACAAACCAAACATAGATGTCAGGGAAACCGTAACTGTCGAGGAGATAATGAAAGAAGGTTATGGGCCCAACGGAGCTATTGTGGAAAGCTATGATAGATTAATGCCACATATTGAAAGATACATCACTAAAATTCTGGAGCTTGAGCGGGGAAAAGATTACGTTCTCATTGATACCCCTGGCCAAATTGAAACATTCCTTTTCCATGAATTTGGGGTTAGACTTATGGAAAATCTTCCAGCTCCCCTTGTTGTATACCTATTTAGCCCCGAAGTTCTAAGAAAGCCCCACGATTATTGTTTTGTCCGTTTTTTTGCCCTTATGATTGATTTAAGGCTTGGCTCAACTACAGTTCCAGCTTTGAATAAAGTGGATTTGGTTGATAATTTGGAGAGGCATAAGCAATATCTTGAGGACATGGAGTACCTAACATCCCGTCTAAAGCTTGATTCCTCAACACAGGGGCTGTTGGCATACAAACTATGCACATTTTTGCCGGAAGTATCTCCACCTGTTCGAATCCTTTATCTGTCGGCAAAAACAGGAGAAGGATTTGATGATCTGGAGACCATTGCATATGAACACTACTGCACCTGTGGGGATTTGACTTAGTTCAATCTTGCTCCAGAGTTCCACACGCTTTTTCAGAGCATGCCTTGATTTACTGAAAACGTTTGCAAATAGAAAGGAAAAAGTCTTTTCTATTTTTGGCTATATCTTACCATTCCAGAGGTGAAGAAAATGTGCCTAATAGCAGGAGGTGTGGGAAAGAGTCTTAAAGAACGGATTGTCAAGATGATCTTTGCTGGCAAGCACAGGGGAGAAGACTCTTTTGGTGTGTGGACTGATGAAGGAGTTTTAAAAAGTCGGAATTTCTCCAAAGTTTATGAAATCCCGAACGGTAATATAGCACTTCTCCAGTGCAGATTAGCAATGACCGGCTCAAAAGAATTCACTCAACCGTTTTACAACGAGTTTGTTCTCGTCCACAATGGAGAGATTTACAATCATACTCAAATCAGGGAATATCTGGAAAATAAAGGGATCTCATTTGAAAGCAACGTTGACAGTGAGGTCATTTTGAGACTTTTAGAATTTTTAATTCATGAAAAGGACATGTCCTATGTGACTGCGGTTAAAAAAAGTATGAAAATACTAAACGGTGATTACGCAGTTGCTTTTTCTGATGGAAGAGAAATTTATCTTTTCAGAGACCCTATTGGAATCAGACCCTTATATTATTCACCAAACGGCTTCTTTGCCTCTGAGAAGAAGGTCTTATGGAGTATTGATGAAAACGCTATTCCAGTAAATCCAGGTGAAGTTGTTAAGATTTCAAAAGGGAAGGTTGAGAGATTTAAGGTCTTTAATATCCTTGAGCTGAGAGATAGTTTCTTTCCCTACGAGAGAGCAAAGAAATCACTAATTAAAAGTCTGGAATACTCTGTAAAAATAAGGGTAGGAAAAAAGACTGGCGTGTTGTTTTCTGGGGGGTTGGACAGCTCGCTCTTAGCTTTGCTTTCATCAAAGTATTCCAACGTTACCCTTTACGCTGCGGGAGCAGAAGGGAGTCAAGATTTAGAGTGGGCACGAAAAGTGGGTGATATGCTGGGATTGAAGCTGAAGGAATATGTTTTTGACATTAGTGACGTTGAAGAAGTTATTCCAAAGGTGGTCTTTGCTATTGAAGAACCTAACCCCATGAATTTAGCAATAGGAATTCCTCTCTATTTTGCAACAAAACTGGCAAAAGAGGACAACCGCAAACTCCTGCTTAGTGGGCAGGGGGCTGATGAGCTCTTTGGAGGATACTTTAAGTATCTGGAAAATCCAGGACTCATGGAAAAGGATCTGATTGAACTTGGAGAAAAAAACCTGGCAAGGGATGACAAAATAGCAATGCTTAATAGCGTAGAAGGAAGGTTTCCATTTCTGGATCTAAATGTTGTCAGAACAGCGTTGAGAACCCCCATTGGATTCAAAATAAAGAACGGGATCAGAAAAGCAATTTTAAGAGAAGTGGCATTTGAATTAGGATTGCCAAAAGAAGTTGCATACAGAGAAAAGAAAGCCTGCCAATATGGAACAAATTCGCAGAAAATACTACAGAAAATTGCAAAAAATAAGGGGATGAAGACCAAAGAATTCGTACACAGAGTATTCAATGAAGTATTTAAACACTGATAAACGATCCTAAACTCTCTTTAACATCTACAGATATACGGAGCCACCAGCTAACACTTTGGTAAACAATTTCAGAGTTAAAGCTACGATTTCATGAAAAAAGCTTAAATATTAGACCTCCGTACAAATTAACGAAGGTGTAAAGTGATGATGAGAAAAAAAGTCTTAACAACATCCTTAGTCATGATCTTCATGCTTTCACTAATCCCAATATCACACGCTGCGGATGTTAACATAGTGATACTTGTGAGTGATAATGAGGCAGATTCAACTTTAGCCGATAGTGTCGCAAACATTATTAATGCTTACGCAGTTATTAAAGTCCCTTGGGGAATCTACAACCCAAACTATTCTGCTGAAGTATTAAAATATGCCCCCGATAAGGTTATAATAATTGGAGGACCCACAGCAGTTCCAATTGATTATGAAAAAGATCTTGAAGAGATGGACATCCCCTTCGAGAGATGGTACGGAAAGAACAGATATGAAACCAATCTGGTGGTGGTTCAAAAGCTTAAGGAGGAATTCCCCGAAGAATTTTCCCAAATAGAGACAGTCTACATTGTACATGGTAGGGACGTCCTTAGCATGCTTATGCAGAGGTGGCTTGATGCATTACCCAATGTGGCTAAGTACAAGTCAATTTGGGTATTTACAGGAGATGGGTACGAGAATTTAAGCCTTCAAGTTCTTGATGATATACTCGAAGCATCGCAGGGACGCCCATGGGTTGAGGTGATAGTAACTTCAAGATGGATTCAGCTGGAGCATAAAAAAGTTCCAAAACCTCTATTCAATATTAACACAGATGAAATTGCCAATTTTCTAAGGAAGAAAGGATATGAAGTAACTGTTGGTAATTACACGCGCGGAACGTATTTTACTATCAAGTATGCAGGCACAATAGGTCAGGTTGTCTTAGAAACTCTGAAACTTGTGGACAACAAAACGCAAGTAGCAGAAAACTTCCTTGATGGTCTCGATATACCTGAAGCGAAGAAGAGACTCAACATGGCAAAAGAACAGATCACAAAAGCCTGGAAGCTTTACAGTCTGGGCAACTATCAGGAGGCTTATCTTCTTGCAGTTGCAGCAAACAGAAATGCTGACTTCGTAATAAGTATGTCCGCTAAAGAGTGGAACAAAATTGCCCAGATGTCTCTGAACTATGCACTTAATAGGGAGGTTTTAAGGCTCGAGGCGAGAATCAACGCATTAAAAGTCCTCGGCATTAATACCGAGAGCGTGGAGGAAGTTTTAGCAGAGATAAAATTAGCGATAAAATCCAAAAACTACTCAAAAGCCCTCAAACTTATCAAAGAAGCAAAGGAAGAGCTTAGAGAAATGTTTATCAATGAAAAGAGACACCCTCTCCCGGTACCCCCAGATCACAGAGAAGAAAGAGGGGGACATGCTAAAAATCCAAGACCATAATTTGGCATTTAACTAAAACTTTTTAATTTCTTGTTCTTTTATCTGAGCAGAGGATGGAAAGATGAGAATTCTCATGGTTGGGCATTACCCTCCACACACAGGTGGAATTGCGAGACACCTTGATAAGTTAGTTAGGGAGCTTAGAAAGAGGCACGAAGTACATGTTCTTACATATGGCCCCATAATCCCCAGAAAATTTGAATCGGAATTTGTCCATCAGGTTAAACCTCCAAACATTTTTGGGGTAAGAGGTATAAGCTTTACTTTCTTGGCATCTAAAAAAATTCGGGAGCTTCACAAAAAATACAGATTTGATATCATACATGCCCACTATATAGGAACAACCACATATGCTGCAATATTAGCCAAGAAACATGTTAAAGTTCCAGTAGTTATTACAGCACACGGCAGTGATCTTGATTTCATGTCCAGACTGCCTTTAGGCACATATTATGTGAAAAAAAGCCTGAGTGAAGCAGATAGAATTATAGCTGTTAGCCATTACTTGGCTAAAAAGGCACTCTCTCTTGGTGCAAAAAAGGTTTATGTTGTTCCAAACGGAGTCGGGAAACTTCAATATGACGGGAGGGAGAGGAAGTTCATAACCTTTATTGGAGCACTGAGGCACTATAAAAGTCCAGAAACAGTGCTTAAACTTGCCGAAGCTTTCCCCAACGAGCAGTTCTTAATTGTTGGGGATGGTCCTCTTAAAAAGGTTTTAGAAGAAAAAGCTCCTTCTAATGTCAAATTTTTGGGCTATAGAAGGGATATAGAAAATATTCTTTCGAAAACCAAAATCTTAATCTTGCCTTCCAAACGAGAAGGTTTTGGACTGGTAATAGTTGAAGCAAACGCCTCAGAAGTTCCAGTAATTGGAAGAAAGGTAGGAGGTATTCCAGAGCTAATCCGAGAGGGCAAAAATGGGGTTACATTTGAAAAATTTGAAGAGTTGATTGAAAAGTTTCAAGGGATGCTGACTCCAAAAAAACAGCGTAAAATGGGAGATTTTGGAAAAAAGATCTCTGAAAAGTATACATGGAAAGCCATTACAAGACAAATTGAAGCAATTTACGAATCTACACTACACTTTCCTTGAGCTCCCTAATCCTGCTAACAGCTTTGTAAAACTCGTTAATATCGATCTCGTAAACCAATGTCCTACCCTGATATTTTGTTAAAAACCTAACACTTCCATTCTCATCATCAACTGAGTATTCAACTAAGAGTCTCAGCTTGTCACAGACATCGATGAATTCCTCCAAAGACTTCACTCTTACTTCGTCCCCTTCCAACTCCTGCATCTTAACCTCAAGAAAAGGCGTGTTGGGGAATAACCTTTTTAGCTCTCTCATCGAGTATTTAAATGCATAATCTGACCTGCTCACCATGGGAAACACCGAGAGTAATTAATATCATAAGATTAAATAAAGATGTTGGAAGTGAGGGTTATGACGATTGTAATAAATATGAGAGACAGAGTTGATAATAGAAAAATCAAAATTGCCGCAAAGTTCATTAGAGAGGGTAAACTTGTTGCATTTCCAACTGAGACAGTGTATGGACTTGGAGCCGATGCATTAAACGAGAAAGCAGTTAGGAGAATTTTTGAGGCAAAAGGCAGGCCTGCTGATAATCCTCTAATTGTGCACATAGCTCGGTTTGAGCAGCTATATGAGTTGGCAAGAAACGTTCCCAGAGAAGCCGAAATTCTGGCAGAGCACTTCTGGCCGGGGCCTTTAACTATAGTGCTGCCGAAAAAAGACAATGTCCCTAAAACTACAACAGGTGGGCTTGATACTGTGGCAATAAGAATGCCCGCTCATGAAATTGCCCTAAACCTAATTAAAGCGAGTGGAAGACCAATAGCAGCCCCTTCGGCCAATATAAGTGGTAAACCCAGTCCCACCTTAGCAGAACATGTAGTGGATGACTTTTATGGGAGGATAGAGTGCATAATTGACGGGGGAGAAGTAAAAATTGGAGTCGAGTCTACGGTTTTAGATCTAACAACAAAGCCACCCACTCTTCTGAGACCGGGAGGCTTGCCCTTAGAGGAGATAGAAAGGATCATTGGAAGAATAAAAATCCATCCGGCTGTAAAAGGTAAAACTGTAGATATTGCAAAAGCTCCAGGAATGAAGTACAAGCACTATGCTCCAAATGCCCAAGTGATTGTAATTGAAGGGAACAGGGAAAAAGTTAAAGAGAAAATCAAGGAGCTTTTGAAGGAATACAAAAAAAGAGGGATAAAAGTCGGTATTATGGCTACTGGAGATTTTTATGAGGCTGATGCATATGTAAATCTGGGAAATAGTGAAGAGGAAGTAGCAAAAAATCTCTTCAGAGCCCTGAGGGAACTTGATAAATCTGGAGTTGATGTAATCCTTGCAGAAGGAATAGAAGAGAAAGGTCTCGGATTAGCAGTAATGAACCGTCTCAGAAAAGCTGCCGGATACAAAATAGTTAGAGCATAACCCTTTTATCTAATGAGAGATAATGCTTAAATAATGCAAAGAATATAAAATTAAGGCTTGAAGGGAATTGCAATCATGAAGAGGTGAGAATCTTGCCATTTAACCCATTCACTTCAAGTCCAGAGGACTTAGAAGGTATTGGTTACAAGCGCATTACAGATGGAAAAATCAAGGAGGGGCTAAAATATCTCATTAAAGCCGCAAAGGGATATGAAGAAATTGGAAAACTCATGGATGCGGCAAGACTTTATAAGTATATTGGAGTTTCCCTTCTGAACAAAACCAAAACCCCACAAAAAGCACGACCGTTTCTTCTCAAAAGCGCTTATATGTACCTGCACCTGATTGAAGAAGAAATTGAAAAAATAGAGATAAACCTCATAAAACTTGAGGATTTCTGCTTAAATGTGCTTGAAATCTTTACTCTCCTGAATGACGAGAAGAACCTGAAAAAATACACCAGAGAATTTGCAGTGATGTATGAGGACCTCGCCAATGCATACCTTGATACTGATGATATAGAATCTGCAATCGCCGCGTATGAAACATCGTATAGATATTACAAGCTTATTGGGGATTTAGATGGGGTTCGTATAGCTGCAGAGAGACTTATAGATCTGTATGGAAAGTTAGCCGAGCAGTATCTCGAAAATGGTTATTATAATGAAGCGGGGGACACATTTTTCAGGCTGGGATACTTTGTTAAGGATCTCTTTGATTACGATTCCCATTTTATAGAGATCCTTGACACCGCTGGAAAAAACTACGAGAGAGCAAGCAAGGAAGCATATGCTGAAGGAGACCTCGATCAAACCACGGAAAGATTGCTTAAAGCAGAATACGCCTATCTCTTAGCAAGAAACTTCAATAGAGCAAAGCTGATAGGGCTGAATGTTAGCAGAATGCTGTATCAGCTTGTAAACAGTTACAGAAGCAAAGGGAAATTTGAAAAAGTTGGGGATAAATTGTTGCAACTTGCAGAAGCATTAATTGGTGTGGGAAAAATTGAAAATGGACTGGAGGTATATAAAACCGCCCTTGAAGAGTCCAAGGGCAAGATAAACTATAGAGTCAGAATTAGAACTGCGCTGCTTCGGTATCTTGCAGCTAAGAAAAAGGATGTTACAATACTTGAACGGATAGAGCAGATAGAATTCTATTCAAAACGTGCGGATTATATAAAAGCCTTAGAAATTGCAGAGAAGATAATTAGTGAATATCCTGAGCTAAAAGAAATTAAAAACAAATTATACCATGCAGAAGGTATAGTCACTGGTTGATCCCCGCCCTTCTGTACCCCCTCCTTCTTGTGTCTCCCAAAAAGAAAACCTCTTCAACAAGTCCCTTCTGCTTTAAAATTCTCAATGCGTAGCGAACGGTTCTTTCCGAAAGAGACGTCAGACGGGCAATTTCCTTAGAAGAGAGCGGTTTTTCACTTAAGCTCTCAAAAACTCGTATTGCTGAGGTAGGTAAAGCAAACTACATCCCCCCTCATTGTCACCACCACTAAAAAGTTTAGAAGAGGGGTTATAAAGTTTCCGATTAAGGCAAAGATTCACTCCCTTGGCTTAAGTGCAACCCTTGGGAGGGGAATGTGATATGGAATCTTCATGTCTTTTGCAGCGATCATTAAAAAGGGGCTGATCTCATTTGTTATGAAGTTGACAACTTCAGCAAATACCTCCGGTCTAACTTTTTTCTCCTTCTCCCAAAGATCAAGGATCCCATCAATCTGCTCTTTCTGAGGAGGCAGGTAGAACACCATTCCCTCAACCACAGCACTTGCGACCTCGGGACGATAATTTATTCTATATTCAAAAAGAATCTCAATTCCGTTTACCTTCCCCGTAGGCATTCTCAGCTCCCCAAGTCTGACTTCTTTAATCTGTGGGGAAAGGTTAACTTCAACCCTACCGATTACTCCTCCTTTTTTCTCAATCTGTATTTTGGTAATGTTTATTCCCAACACTGGCATCTTTTTCACCACTCCAACTTCAACTGATGCTTATAAAACCTTATTGGTTCCCCCAGCTAAAAGTTAAAAGTCCACATGAATAGTCTAAATCATGCCGAGAGAAAAAGTTGTTCGCGTCTGGGATGAGCGGGAGATAGTGTATTCTCCGAAGAGATGGCGCTATTTGTGGGAAAAGCGAGAGAAAGCGCTGCAGATCATGGAGCGCTTAGCTCAGTTTGATCCCCACGTTTATGGAAGCGTTGCAAGGGGAGACGTTAGGAAGGATAGCGATATAGATATTGTTATTCCTTACAAAGTGCCAAGCTATCTAATTGAGCTTGCCCTTGAAGGGATATCAATTCAAGCAAGAAGAATTGTTATGGCAACTCCATGGCACCTCATAAAGGGACATATTGAAATTGATGAGGAAACAACCGTGACATTCTTTTTGACAAATCCCACAGATAAAGAGCTTGAATTCTACAAATGGGGCGGAATGGTCGATATCTGGGGAGTAAAAACCAAGCAGAGAGTTCCGGGGGTTAATAAAAAGCTGATCCTGATTATTCCGACAGAAAAGGGACATATTGAGAGGGAAGTTGTTGGGAGGGAAAGTGAAGTTGCAAAGATTATCGGTGTAAGTGTGGAGCTTGTCAAAGAGAGGGTGCACATCCTAACAAGAAGAGACGCAATTGGGAGGACAGGAGTTTACCTCAACGAAGAAGTTCCGGACTGGATGAGCTTTGAAGAAGCTTTAAAGATGATAGCTGACAGAGACCCAAACATCAGGAGAAAAGTTAGGGAGAGCGGAGGAATTTAAAGCAATGCAACAGCCCTAACAGGACTTCCGGAACCGTTTTCAATCTTAAGTGGAAATGCAATGAAAGTAAAGTTTTTCCCAATCAGCTTTTCAAGGTTTGCCAAATTTTCAAAAATTGGAATCTCAGCAGAGAGGAGCACTCTGTGAACCTCCTCGTTGCCAATGCTCATTCCATCAGTTCCAACAGCCTTAATCCCAGCATTGACTAAAAACTCAGCAAGCTCTACACTTAGCTCTCTCCCTCCCGAATAAAACAGCACAATTTTTCCTTCTAAGTCTGTTTTGGGAACTTCTTTAATAATTACTTCACCCTGACCATTAGAGACATCAACGACGATAGCTCTTCCAAAGAACTTCTCTAAAGGAAGTCCATCCACAGCTTTTCCACCTTTTATGAAGTGTGCTGGAGCGTCAACATGAGTCCCGCTGTGCTCTCCAAAGCAGAGAAGATTCATGTAGTATCCCTCCTTTTCAAGGCTTGTCCACTCTTTAATTTTGATCTCCGGATCACCTGGAAAAACTTCAAGCTCTTCGCTCAAAGTTTTTGTTAGATCAACAATCATTGCCCCCACCAATTGATTTTTAACACCTGAGCCTTAAAAGTAAACAGGTGATAACATGGACTGCACGAAAGATTATTGCGTTAAGGATATTAACTTGGCTCCAGAAGGAGAGAAGAAAATTGATTGGGTTTCTCGATT
This genomic window contains:
- the minD gene encoding cell division ATPase MinD; amino-acid sequence: MGRLISITSGKGGTGKTTTTANLAIALGKHGYKVCAIDADLTMANLSLIMGLDNVNITIHDVLAGEAKIDDAIYTTEYENVHVIPAAVDWEHVIKADPRNLPSIIKPLKSRFDFILIDCPAGLQMDAMSAMLSGEEAVIVTNPEISCITDSMKVGIVLKKAGLAILGFVLNRYGRSENDIPPEAAEEVMEIPLLAVIPEDPAIREATLEGVPVVAYKPKSEGAKAFMELAEKITRIAGYKARVMY
- a CDS encoding Maf-like protein, whose protein sequence is MFILASQSPRRREILERFFENFKVVPSNADENVIEENPREKAIEVARKKAWEVYNRVGGTVVGADTIVVLENKVLGKPKNEKEAEKMLKLLSGKTHEVITGYCIIHEGKEITGFEVTKVKFRDLSEEEIEWYVSTGEPLDKAGAYAIQGKAAIFIEWIYGDFYNVVGLPIKVVLELKKLGFPLKQF
- a CDS encoding glycosyltransferase family 4 protein, with protein sequence MRILMVGHYPPHTGGIARHLDKLVRELRKRHEVHVLTYGPIIPRKFESEFVHQVKPPNIFGVRGISFTFLASKKIRELHKKYRFDIIHAHYIGTTTYAAILAKKHVKVPVVITAHGSDLDFMSRLPLGTYYVKKSLSEADRIIAVSHYLAKKALSLGAKKVYVVPNGVGKLQYDGRERKFITFIGALRHYKSPETVLKLAEAFPNEQFLIVGDGPLKKVLEEKAPSNVKFLGYRRDIENILSKTKILILPSKREGFGLVIVEANASEVPVIGRKVGGIPELIREGKNGVTFEKFEELIEKFQGMLTPKKQRKMGDFGKKISEKYTWKAITRQIEAIYESTLHFP
- a CDS encoding ATP/GTP-binding protein; amino-acid sequence: MILTFVGTAGSGKTTITHTFGKYLEKEGYTVGYVNLDTGVKKLPYKPNIDVRETVTVEEIMKEGYGPNGAIVESYDRLMPHIERYITKILELERGKDYVLIDTPGQIETFLFHEFGVRLMENLPAPLVVYLFSPEVLRKPHDYCFVRFFALMIDLRLGSTTVPALNKVDLVDNLERHKQYLEDMEYLTSRLKLDSSTQGLLAYKLCTFLPEVSPPVRILYLSAKTGEGFDDLETIAYEHYCTCGDLT
- a CDS encoding cell wall-binding repeat-containing protein; translated protein: MMRKKVLTTSLVMIFMLSLIPISHAADVNIVILVSDNEADSTLADSVANIINAYAVIKVPWGIYNPNYSAEVLKYAPDKVIIIGGPTAVPIDYEKDLEEMDIPFERWYGKNRYETNLVVVQKLKEEFPEEFSQIETVYIVHGRDVLSMLMQRWLDALPNVAKYKSIWVFTGDGYENLSLQVLDDILEASQGRPWVEVIVTSRWIQLEHKKVPKPLFNINTDEIANFLRKKGYEVTVGNYTRGTYFTIKYAGTIGQVVLETLKLVDNKTQVAENFLDGLDIPEAKKRLNMAKEQITKAWKLYSLGNYQEAYLLAVAANRNADFVISMSAKEWNKIAQMSLNYALNREVLRLEARINALKVLGINTESVEEVLAEIKLAIKSKNYSKALKLIKEAKEELREMFINEKRHPLPVPPDHREERGGHAKNPRP
- a CDS encoding PINc/VapC family ATPase: MKVFVADTSVIVDGRLTQYLETLGEKVKVVIPEAVVAEIEHQANEGKAIGHVGLEELKKLRKMADGDKILLEFYGERPELWQIRRAKAGEIDHMVREVARELNAVLITGDQVQRDIAIAKGIEVVYLTGRKEVKHRLEDFFDEHTMSVHLKAGVKPLAKKGKPGEWHLVPIRDEPLTDEELEEIADDIVERAKRDPESFIELDEPGATVVQLRNYRIVIAKPPFADRIEITAVRPITKLSIEDYELSEKLLERLTDKAEGILIAGAPGEGKTTFAQALAEYYASMGKIVKTMEKPRDLQVSEEITQYTALGGRMEKTGDVLLLVRPDYTIFDEMRKTSDFKIYADLRLAGVGMIGVVHATKPIDAIQRFIGRVELGMIPQIVDTVIFIKAGRVDKVLTLEYKVKVPTGMTEEDLARPVIEVRDFDTGELEYEIYTYGEEISVVPVKKKEKPPAMKLAEKRLKQEIKKFLPDVYTEVELVSPHKAVIYADEFDIPAIIGKKGKRITEIEKRLGISIDVRSFDEKMKEMPKERIPVEVEEKKKQIVLRVSPDYAKRPLKFFGGEQYVFTATPSKKGIVKVSKNTPIGRELKRLLEAGIEIWASL
- the asnB gene encoding asparagine synthase (glutamine-hydrolyzing); protein product: MCLIAGGVGKSLKERIVKMIFAGKHRGEDSFGVWTDEGVLKSRNFSKVYEIPNGNIALLQCRLAMTGSKEFTQPFYNEFVLVHNGEIYNHTQIREYLENKGISFESNVDSEVILRLLEFLIHEKDMSYVTAVKKSMKILNGDYAVAFSDGREIYLFRDPIGIRPLYYSPNGFFASEKKVLWSIDENAIPVNPGEVVKISKGKVERFKVFNILELRDSFFPYERAKKSLIKSLEYSVKIRVGKKTGVLFSGGLDSSLLALLSSKYSNVTLYAAGAEGSQDLEWARKVGDMLGLKLKEYVFDISDVEEVIPKVVFAIEEPNPMNLAIGIPLYFATKLAKEDNRKLLLSGQGADELFGGYFKYLENPGLMEKDLIELGEKNLARDDKIAMLNSVEGRFPFLDLNVVRTALRTPIGFKIKNGIRKAILREVAFELGLPKEVAYREKKACQYGTNSQKILQKIAKNKGMKTKEFVHRVFNEVFKH